One genomic window of Prochlorococcus marinus str. NATL2A includes the following:
- the acs gene encoding acetate--CoA ligase — MNSNNSNSIESVLQEQRVFPPSDNFSSKSRISSFSKYLEMSEMAKSDPNKFWGDAAREELHWFKSFNKVLDWSNPPFAKWFDGGKTNISFNCLDRHLNSSTADKVALIWEGEPGDKKKYTYKQLHKEVCKAANALKSIGIGKGDLVALYMPMVPEAAIAMLACARIGAPHSVVFGGFSSEALRDRLINGEAKAIITADGGFRKDKVIPLKDAVDQALGGGACPKVESVLVVQRTKKNIAMDDGRDYWWHEIVDSQADDCLPEQMDSEDCLFVLYTSGSTGKPKGVVHSTAGYNLWSHLTFKWIFDIRENDVYWCTADVGWITGHSYIVYGPLSNGATTVMYEGVPRPSNPGAFWDVIQKHKISIFYTAPTAIRAFMKAGNKIPNQYDLSSLRLLGTVGEPINPEAWIWYRDVIGGGRCPIVDTWWQTETGGVMISPLPGATPTKPGSATFPLPGIEADVVNSDGDSVANNEGGYLVVKRPWPGMMRNVYGDEKRFRESYWEYLKPSDNSYMYFAGDGARRDEDGYFWVMGRVDDVINVSGHRLGTMEIESALVSHELISEAAVVGRPDDLKGESIVAFVTLRTGAEANENIEAQLKKHVVNEIGPIAKPDEFKFTDSLPKTRSGKIMRRILRALASGDEISGDTSTLEDRSVLDKLRS; from the coding sequence ATGAATTCAAACAATTCTAACTCTATTGAGTCTGTTCTACAGGAGCAGAGAGTTTTCCCCCCTTCTGATAACTTTTCCAGTAAAAGTAGGATCTCATCTTTTTCAAAGTATTTGGAAATGTCTGAGATGGCCAAATCAGATCCAAATAAGTTTTGGGGTGACGCTGCTAGAGAAGAATTGCACTGGTTTAAATCTTTTAATAAAGTACTCGATTGGTCCAATCCACCATTCGCTAAATGGTTTGATGGAGGAAAAACTAATATTTCCTTTAACTGCTTAGATCGTCACTTAAATAGTTCAACGGCTGACAAAGTCGCCTTGATTTGGGAAGGTGAGCCAGGTGATAAGAAAAAATATACCTACAAACAACTACACAAAGAAGTATGCAAAGCCGCCAATGCACTCAAGTCTATAGGTATAGGTAAAGGAGATCTTGTCGCTTTGTATATGCCTATGGTTCCCGAAGCTGCAATTGCAATGCTTGCATGTGCAAGGATTGGAGCTCCGCATTCAGTAGTATTTGGAGGCTTTTCCTCTGAGGCACTAAGGGACCGATTAATTAATGGAGAAGCGAAAGCAATAATTACAGCTGATGGTGGTTTTAGAAAAGATAAAGTAATTCCTCTCAAAGATGCTGTTGATCAAGCATTGGGAGGTGGTGCTTGTCCAAAGGTCGAATCAGTTTTAGTTGTTCAAAGGACAAAAAAAAATATCGCCATGGATGATGGTAGAGATTATTGGTGGCATGAAATTGTAGACAGTCAAGCAGATGATTGTTTGCCGGAACAAATGGATAGTGAGGATTGTTTATTTGTTTTGTATACCTCAGGCTCTACAGGCAAACCAAAGGGAGTAGTTCATTCAACAGCTGGGTATAACCTTTGGTCTCATTTAACTTTTAAATGGATTTTTGATATTCGTGAAAATGATGTTTATTGGTGCACGGCTGATGTGGGTTGGATAACCGGACATAGTTATATCGTCTATGGTCCACTATCTAATGGTGCAACCACTGTTATGTATGAAGGAGTTCCTAGACCATCAAATCCAGGAGCTTTTTGGGATGTCATTCAGAAGCATAAAATTTCGATTTTTTACACTGCTCCAACTGCTATAAGGGCTTTTATGAAAGCGGGTAACAAGATTCCTAACCAATATGATTTATCTAGTTTGAGGCTTTTAGGAACTGTTGGAGAGCCTATTAATCCAGAGGCTTGGATATGGTATCGGGATGTTATTGGAGGAGGTCGATGCCCGATAGTTGATACATGGTGGCAAACAGAAACTGGAGGAGTGATGATTAGTCCTCTCCCTGGGGCGACGCCAACGAAACCTGGATCAGCAACTTTCCCTTTACCCGGAATTGAAGCCGATGTAGTCAATTCAGATGGGGATTCTGTCGCTAATAATGAGGGTGGATATTTGGTAGTGAAAAGACCTTGGCCTGGAATGATGAGGAATGTTTATGGAGACGAAAAAAGATTTAGAGAGAGTTACTGGGAGTATTTAAAACCTTCAGACAATAGCTATATGTATTTTGCTGGAGATGGGGCTCGAAGAGATGAAGATGGTTATTTTTGGGTTATGGGGAGAGTTGATGATGTTATAAACGTCTCTGGTCATAGGCTTGGAACAATGGAAATAGAATCAGCTTTAGTTAGTCATGAGCTCATTTCAGAGGCCGCAGTTGTGGGTAGACCTGATGATTTAAAAGGAGAATCAATCGTAGCCTTTGTAACCTTGAGAACTGGCGCAGAAGCAAATGAAAATATTGAGGCACAATTAAAAAAACACGTCGTGAATGAAATAGGCCCTATTGCTAAACCTGATGAATTTAAGTTTACTGATTCTCTTCCTAAAACAAGAAGTGGAAAAATAATGCGCAGAATTTTGAGAGCACTGGCTTCAGGAGATGAAATAAGCGGAGATACAAGTACCCTTGAGGATAGATCAGTTTTAGATAAATTAAGAAGTTAA
- a CDS encoding DUF1350 family protein yields the protein MSTFKRISDVSCQWPSRPVGLIELIGGSYISIKPEVTYKRLISCLLKKNFAVHSWGYIPNFDHQLQANQAWKQFRQSRKILEKRIGLIPKSIRLGHSLGCKLHLLAPDGGRNCDGLVAISFNNFRADKSIPLLRKMSKKLNFQTEFSPSPSETLNLVREHYEQINNLLIKFKNDNLDQNDFLLKSLKERSADKSKIMNLDGNHLTPVSVGLREKLLKANLQNSLKYENINLIVDQIIHWEILTS from the coding sequence ATGAGCACTTTTAAGCGTATAAGCGATGTTTCTTGCCAATGGCCATCAAGACCAGTTGGTCTTATAGAACTAATTGGAGGTAGCTATATATCAATCAAGCCCGAAGTTACATACAAAAGACTTATTTCTTGTCTTTTAAAAAAAAATTTTGCTGTTCATTCATGGGGCTATATCCCTAACTTTGATCATCAACTACAAGCAAATCAAGCGTGGAAACAATTCCGTCAATCTCGAAAAATTCTTGAAAAAAGAATTGGTTTAATACCAAAATCAATTAGACTAGGACATAGTCTTGGATGCAAATTACATTTACTAGCGCCGGATGGAGGAAGAAATTGCGATGGTTTAGTAGCTATAAGCTTTAATAATTTCAGGGCAGATAAATCTATACCTTTACTTAGAAAGATGTCTAAAAAGCTTAATTTTCAAACTGAATTCAGTCCAAGTCCTAGCGAAACATTAAATCTTGTTAGAGAACACTATGAGCAAATAAACAATCTATTAATTAAATTTAAAAACGATAACTTAGATCAAAATGATTTTTTACTTAAATCATTAAAGGAAAGATCCGCTGATAAATCTAAAATCATGAATCTAGACGGAAATCATCTAACCCCAGTAAGCGTGGGACTAAGAGAAAAATTACTAAAAGCTAATCTTCAAAATTCTTTAAAATACGAAAATATTAATTTAATAGTCGATCAAATAATTCATTGGGAAATCTTAACTTCTTAA
- a CDS encoding 3'-5' exonuclease — protein sequence MIIEVRLINFEVKEEQNHQKESEQLNFLDETTKEIANEKEKDLVVQSPLQSKDERFGILRNEHFPENILILDTETTGLDNENDDCLEVGSILFNVKSRSVLAQQSFLLPVEINNAEKINNIPAEITRLPQPLSEAIKYFESLVRVSNVIVAHNSEFDKKWFGLKKLPQIEKPWICSMDDITWPADRQLKTRPSVRDLALAYGVPVWNAHRALTDCIYLAEVFIRCSELEKLLIRALEPKVLLRAEISYEDRYLAKNAGFRWNDAIKGAWSRKMSRRDKEKLDFPVHEVDFHS from the coding sequence ATGATAATAGAAGTACGACTAATTAATTTTGAAGTGAAAGAAGAGCAGAATCATCAAAAAGAGAGTGAGCAGCTTAACTTTTTAGATGAAACAACTAAAGAAATTGCTAATGAAAAGGAAAAAGATTTAGTAGTACAAAGTCCTCTCCAATCAAAGGATGAACGGTTCGGAATCTTAAGGAATGAACATTTCCCTGAGAATATCTTGATTTTGGATACTGAAACCACTGGCCTTGACAATGAAAATGATGATTGTCTTGAAGTAGGTTCGATCCTTTTTAATGTAAAAAGTAGATCGGTGCTAGCGCAGCAATCTTTTCTTTTACCAGTTGAAATTAATAACGCAGAAAAAATAAACAATATTCCTGCTGAAATAACTAGATTGCCTCAACCTCTCTCTGAAGCAATTAAATATTTTGAATCTTTAGTTCGAGTATCAAATGTGATTGTTGCTCACAATTCAGAATTTGATAAGAAATGGTTTGGTCTCAAGAAATTGCCTCAGATTGAAAAACCATGGATATGTTCTATGGACGATATAACTTGGCCAGCTGATAGACAATTGAAGACACGTCCTTCTGTAAGAGATCTTGCATTGGCTTATGGTGTGCCGGTCTGGAATGCACATAGAGCTTTGACCGATTGCATATATCTGGCAGAGGTTTTTATAAGATGTAGCGAACTTGAAAAACTACTGATTAGAGCTTTAGAGCCAAAAGTTTTGCTTCGAGCTGAGATCTCCTATGAGGACAGGTATTTAGCGAAAAATGCTGGCTTTAGGTGGAATGATGCAATTAAGGGCGCTTGGTCTAGGAAAATGAGTCGTAGAGACAAGGAGAAATTAGATTTTCCTGTTCATGAGGTTGACTTTCATTCTTGA
- the hisS gene encoding histidine--tRNA ligase, with protein sequence MTNLKNLRGMVDLLPAQSQGWQKVESIALEHFSRAGLQEIRTPIIEQTELFSRGIGENTDVVGKEMYSFDDRGGRSCTLRPEGTASVARSIVQHGLLNKGPQRLWYRGPMFRYERPQAGRQRQFHQIGVEFVGLASVISDAEVISIAWNFLKDVGLNELTLEINSLGSNEDRNIFKEELKDWLNQRFDLLDEDSQKRINVNPLRILDSKNNSTKELLSEAPSLIDFLSNESKTRFDYLQELLVNLKIPYEINYNLVRGLDYYSHTAFEITSDHLGSQATVCGGGRYDGLISELGGPQAPSIGWAIGMERLIILAGDKILQSKSPDVYVIHKGKKAEQLALEITCQLRSSNLIIELDYSGSSFSKQFKRADKSRAKWALVIGEDEVSKGQLLMKKLRDKQKDEESREYIFSKSDLDQLIKKLIAEKK encoded by the coding sequence TTGACCAATCTCAAGAATTTAAGAGGAATGGTAGATCTTTTACCTGCTCAGAGTCAGGGCTGGCAGAAGGTCGAATCAATTGCACTTGAACATTTTAGTCGAGCTGGGCTTCAAGAAATTAGAACACCAATTATTGAACAAACAGAATTGTTTTCAAGGGGGATTGGCGAAAATACTGATGTTGTAGGCAAAGAAATGTATAGTTTCGACGATAGGGGTGGTCGCTCTTGCACATTGAGACCTGAGGGTACAGCATCTGTTGCGAGGTCAATTGTTCAGCATGGATTATTAAATAAAGGCCCTCAAAGACTTTGGTATAGAGGGCCAATGTTTAGATACGAGCGCCCTCAAGCAGGAAGACAAAGGCAGTTCCATCAAATAGGAGTTGAATTTGTTGGATTAGCTTCTGTTATTAGTGACGCTGAAGTTATTTCAATAGCTTGGAACTTTTTAAAGGATGTTGGTCTAAATGAGTTGACTTTAGAAATTAATAGTCTTGGAAGTAATGAAGATCGCAATATTTTCAAAGAAGAGTTAAAAGATTGGCTTAATCAGAGATTTGACTTGTTAGATGAAGATTCTCAGAAAAGAATTAATGTTAATCCCTTGAGAATATTAGATAGTAAAAATAATTCTACAAAAGAACTTTTATCTGAAGCTCCTTCTTTAATCGACTTTTTATCTAATGAGAGTAAAACTAGATTTGATTATTTACAGGAGTTACTCGTTAATCTAAAGATTCCATATGAAATTAATTATAATTTGGTAAGAGGACTTGATTATTATTCTCATACAGCTTTCGAAATAACAAGTGATCATTTAGGTTCTCAAGCTACCGTATGTGGAGGAGGACGTTACGATGGTTTGATAAGTGAACTTGGGGGGCCTCAAGCTCCTTCTATCGGTTGGGCTATTGGAATGGAAAGGCTTATTATTCTAGCTGGAGATAAAATTTTACAGTCAAAATCTCCAGATGTTTATGTGATTCATAAAGGTAAAAAAGCTGAGCAACTTGCCTTGGAAATTACTTGTCAGTTAAGGTCATCTAACTTAATTATTGAATTGGACTACTCAGGTTCATCTTTTTCAAAACAATTTAAGCGAGCAGATAAAAGTAGGGCTAAATGGGCCTTAGTTATAGGTGAGGATGAGGTATCTAAAGGTCAGTTATTAATGAAGAAATTAAGGGATAAACAAAAGGATGAGGAGAGTAGGGAATATATTTTCTCGAAGTCGGATCTAGATCAGTTAATTAAAAAGTTGATTGCTGAAAAAAAATGA